A segment of the Salmo trutta chromosome 3, fSalTru1.1, whole genome shotgun sequence genome:
TTAATttttgttccctctctcccccagtaCCTGAATATGTTTACTGACTTCCTGTCGTTCATGGTGCTGTTCAACTTCATCATCCCCGTGTCCATGTACGTGACGGTGGAGATGCAAAAGTTCCTGGGTTCCTTCTTCATCTCCTGGGACAAGGACTTCTTCGACCCCGAGATCCAGGAAGGGGCTCTGGTCAACACCTCTGACCTCAACGAGGAGCTAGGACAGGTCAGGAGTTAAAGATATGGAACCAATTTAGCGTTGATAAGACCCAAAACCACTCTTCCAAAGGAGGTAGTTATCATCGCAGATTCCCACCAAATTGCTGTAGCTAGTTGGCCAGATATCCACCTTGTTTGAATACTTTGATGCATCATTCCTTTCTCCTTTTCTTGAAGTAATCACTTATCTTAAATGACTGGATTTGTGAAAAGCTAGCTATATACTGCAATGGAACTCTCAGTTACCCAGTCACGTTAGATCAGTGATTACCTCAAAGGGAAGAGTGTAAGTGGAGATACATTTCAGTATTCAAACGAGACCGTAGGTTTATTAGAGGTCTAGGACCTCTCTGCTCTCGGCCCCAGTCTTTGGTGGAATGATGACTCTAAACCCACATGAACAACATTCCTCAAATGGTCTAACTGGTCTTAATATGCCTTGATTGGCTGTGCCTTCCCAACTCCAACCTCCTTCTCAAACAGGGGTGTTGCAGATCAGTCACGGTTGGTTTGCCCGATGATTACTTCAATTAAAGATGACGCTTGGTAAACGAGATTTATGCGGTGTAACTCTCAGGGATTAATTGCCCATTCTTATTGTTCACAGCCGTTAATTGcgcaaagtgttttttttttttttttttacatccctggAAGAGTCTCACATGCCTGTCCATTACGCCAATTCTGTTGCAAAATTGTTTTTCTCCAATAGAAACCCTGGTTTTAGTTATAAAACGTTctgttttgcaactgtttggactaatgagtACACCCCTGATTCTCACTATAGGTCCGAACCTGAAATGTACTGTGCTGGCGCAGATATTTTCTATTCACATTGTCTTCTCCAGCATGGTTCCAGGAACTATGGTAGATACCTATCCAAGCCAGCCCAGTACAGATTGGCTTGGTTTGGCTCCGTAGTGTGgctctatgaaaagccaacttacatttactcctgagacgctgacctgttgcaccctctacaaccactgtgattattatttgaccctgctggtcatctatgaacctctagaagaacgatctggccttaatggccatgtactcttataatctccacccggcacagccagaagaggactgggcacccctcagagtctggtatcttcctaggttcctgactTTCTAGAGTATTTCCTAACCAccttgcttctacatctgcattacttgctgtttggggttttaggctgggtttctgtgtaagcactttgtgacatctgctgatgtagaAAGGGcttgataaaaacattttttgattGTGTGAAAATGGTATTAGTCTGACCCTGCAGTTTCCCATTGTGTCCTCTAGGTGGAGTATGTGTTCACGGACAAGACGGGCACTCTGACCCAGAACAGCATGGAGTTCATCGAGTGCTGCATCGACGGCTTCCAGTACAAGAACCGTGACTCGAGTACCGAGCTGGACGGCTTCTGTGTCACAGATGGACCCGTGAGCATGCTGCAGCAGAAGGCTGGCAGGGTGGGTGAAGGACTAGTTATCTGCCCTCCCCCTCATCACTGTGCCAGTCAGGCATGCCAACATAGAGGCATCAAATGGCCCAGTGTGCTGGTGGAATCACAGAGGTCACCTGACAGAATAACAAGCATCACATGTGACCTAACAACCTGTGACAGATCCAGTGTGATTAATGGCCAGTAGTTTGAACTCTGCAGCCCATAGACACAGAGGTTGTTAGGCAGTGTAATAATGTAAACTGTTACTGTGCCATATAAAAGTACATACCAAATGGTGTATTCATTCTAACATTCATTGCACACTGTAGAAAAAAcgttgtccaataagaaactatTGTTTTTGTTGCAAAAGTTCAGGCCATTTTGCGTTTTGGTTCTTAATGAATGCACCTCTGGTAAATGGCACACAGTACAATAAGTAACGTGCGTCTGTGttttcaggaggaggaggagctgttcCTGCGGGCTCTGTGTCTGTGCCACACGGTGCAGGTCAAGGAGTCTACGGGTCAGGAGGACGGGGTTGGGGACCGGGTGGACGGCGTCCTGGACGGAGAGATGGTCCACCCTGCAGAGCTCAGGGGCTTCATCGCCTCCTCACCCGACGAGGTGGCACTGGTCAAGGGAGCCATGAAGTAAGGGACAGGGCCTGTGCCACTGTTATTCATCAATCAATCCATTACACAAATGAACTTCCATGTGGATTTGGTTTGATTAGTGTGTTGTGTAAGCAGTGCGGCTCACTTTCTTGTCTTTGTCGCCATCTATAGGTATGGTTTCACGTTCCTAGGTATGGAGAGCAAGAACATGAGAGTGatgaacagagagaaagatgtTGAAACGTAAGTCAACAAGTGATGAGTTTTGATTCATGTTATTAACGGAGTTCATTTATCATTCAACATTCTCCTTTTGATTGACATGGCCATCTGATTTCCCCTCGCAGGTACGAGCTGCTTCATGTGTTGAACTTTGACCCCGTGAGAAGGCGTATGAGCGTAATAGTCCGATCCAAATGTGGTGAGATTGAAATGAACCGACAGCTTTTTTAGTCTATTTGCTTTTAGTTTTGTGTGTTGTAACCCCAGTCCTGACGTGTCCTGGCTGTGTTGGTTGCTCAGGGGACATCATGCTGTTCTGTAAGGGGGCTGACTCCTCCATCTTCCCCCGTGTCAGGCAGGAGGAGGTGGACAGGATACACATGCACGTGGAGCGCAACGCTACGGTGGGTCTCAGCCCCATTCGCTTCGCTAACTTCATGTTTATACAGTGACTTTGTACGTCTGTGCATTTGTCTAAGGTCTCCCGGGAAGGCTGCCATTTTTGtttgtgtacattgatttaaGACGAACGTTTTACGGTCCTAGTTTATTTACCAGATGCAACGGGTACATTGAAAGTCTAGATTTCGCACATTTATAAAACGCACAGCGAGAGTGTTTGCTCGTGTTGACTGGTAACTTAcgacttgtgtgtgtttgtgccataTCTCAGGATGGCTACCGGACGCTGTGTGTGGCCTACAAGCTGCTGAGTTCTGAAGAGTACGCCCAGGCAGACGCAGGGCTGAGGGAAGCCAGGCTGGCCCTGGATGACCGAGAGGAGAAACTCATGGCTGTCTACAACCAGGTGGAGACTGGGATGAGCCTGATCGGCGCTACCGCTGTGGAGGACAGGTGGGTGGACACAGTCAGCTCAGGGTTAACTCTCAGGCtgtgtcccagatggcaccctatgggccctggtcacaagtagtgcactaaatatggtctcgtgtggctcagttggtagagcatggtgtttgcaacgccagggttgtgggttcgattcccatgggggaccagtacaaaaacaatgtatgaaatgtatgcattcactactgtaagtcgctctggataagagtgtctgctaaatgactaaaatgtaaatgtaaatagggGAATAggagccattttggacacagccaTTCTTTAGAGGCAAACAGATCATTAATGTGCGGAGGTAAAATTGTGGGTGCGGTGGGAGTTGGGTGCATTTGTTTTCTGTTCAATATGTATTCTGTCATTCTGTCAGACAGACACGCGCATTCACTGACTGTCTTACACACCGGCTCTCACACTCTGCCTCATCTTTCTGTCTCACTTAGTCATCCCTCTCGCCccatcactctttctctctgacgCACCCCTTCTGTTATCTTTTCACTGCAAACTGCCACTCATCATTcacgctccctctttctcttcctccctctgtggcCAGGTTGCAGGAGGAGGCAGCGGAGACAATGGAGGCCCTGCAGAGGGCTGGCATGAAGGTGTGGGTTCTTACGGGGGACAAGATGGAGACGGCCAAGTCCACGTGCTACGCCTGCCGGCTGTTCCAGAGGGGCACAGAACTGCTGGAACTGACGGTGCGAACCCTGGAGGATggcgggaggaggagagaagagcgcCTGCATGAGGTGCTGTTAGACTACCACAAGAGGGCAGTGCAGGACGCTCCACCGGTTAAGACTGGGGTCACCAGGTCAGTGCCAAGTCTAGGGTTGGAAGTTTTGAAGGAGGGTCGTTGGAGTTACTTACAGTTCAATGTTACTACTTTTGATCATTTTATTGGTAGTAAATTGATAATCATTGGTAGTAAATTGATGATAATTTGGCGTAAAATGATAACAATTGGGAGCAAATTATGTCTTGGAACTATTAAATAGTTTTGCTCTCGTTTCGATTTGTCACAAGAAAGCTCTGCGTTCTCTTTCCCTCCCAGGAGCTGGTCTTCAGCGAAGCAGGACTACGGCTTCATCATAGACGGAGCCACTCTGTCCTTAGTGTTCAACTCCTCTCCTGACTCCAGCCACTACAAGAGTCTGTTACTCCAGATCTGTCAGAACTGTACCACTGTTCTGTGCTGCCGTATGGCTCCCCTACAGAAGGCCCAGGTGAGGCGTTGTCATGGGCGCTTGCTGATAGATTAAGTACATTTAACTGTAGATGGCTACGGTAGTTAAAAGGTAAACCAGTTTGAAGtctcacaacaacaaaaatctgtaTTTACCCACATTACACCTGGCAATGATATTACAAATGGCTGAATACGTTTGCATCTAGGCGTCTTGTTCTGAATGCAGAACCAAGTGGGATTTAATcaactttttttccctcactctctttccGCTCTGTCGTTCCTATATAGATCGTGAACATGGTGAAGAACTCTAAAGGCAGCCCCATCACCCTCTCCATCGGAGATGGAGCCAACGATGTCAGTATGATCCTGGAGGCACACATTGGCATCGGTAAGACGCTGCGATATCGCCATAGATTCAAATTATGAGTTGTTTAATATTGGAATGGTTTCCAATTAAATTCAGTGAGATGTAAAAGTGTGTGTTTTCCCTGGTCTTCCGTGTCTCAGGTATAAAAGGTAAAGAGGGTCGCCAGGCAGTGAGGAACAGTGACTATGCCATCCCTAAACTCAAGCACCTGAAGAAACTGTTACTAGGACACGGGCACCTCTACTATGTTCGGATCGCCCACCTGGTGCAATACTTCTTCTACAAGGTAGGGGGCAGCACCGAAATGTAGGCACCATAACTTACTGTGCTTATGTTAACTGAGGATCATGAGTATTGGTCATGTCAGATGAGGTCAAGGTTCGGTCATTGTTTAGAGCTATAAAACCTAATCCTGTGTTGCTGCCAAAAGAAAAAGCATTAGATATGAGGATTATGTGGGAGTAATATGCAGTGATTTGTCTGCCATTTAAATCCTTGGGCGGGCCGCCTAAGCGTTTTTTCGGTAAGCCTAAATCCaaattgtgtaaaataaaaaatgtgttaaTTTTCAGGATGGAAAAACGCTTTGTGTCAAATGAAACAACTAAAACAGATAAAGTATGTATAAAAGATAATGGAACTATATATTTTTGAataatataatctttgagaactaacaatcaccaaaataaaagctagacagtcagggtgAATTGAAAATTCCATAAACAATGAATTTAGCAGTACTGATTTTGTTATTATCtttgagcaaaagaacacagaatTAGCCATGGCGAATAGCAGAAAgtagctttaaaacggcaacattttctctccgctCCATGGAgaactgtgtagaattgcatgacattGGCTTAAACATGCTAATATTTTTCTACTCTACCATGATGGGGGCCTCTAAATGTTATCTTAAATTCAGCTGAATAGAGGATGTGAGCAGAGTGGAGTGTGTGTAATTTGACTGGAGCGGATTTAAAAAATATTGGCGCGTCAGTCTTCTTTCTTGCTCCAATTTCACCATGGTACTACTCAGCCACGAACTCGGGGCATGCTCTGCCCAGCATTTTCCATTTCCTTCATCACCGTTCTTTTTGATTAGGTCTATTCTGTTGTATTTATTTATCCTACCCCACCGCTAATGTGCAGAGATGTTATGAGTCGACCGAGAAATAGATCACACAGCCTATGTAATTTGATAACAAGGCAACGAATGAGCCCAGCAGCAGCACCGGACACGTGTAGATCTTTATATAGgctattgtaaaaaataaagagtACGTTTTTGTAACTGTGCCAAAGTTGTCTATCAACTGTAAAATGTTAGCTCAACAGAGCCACAGTTGTACAGAGTAAATCTTCTGATGTTGATAAAGGACACTGCTCAAGCCCATGTGGTTTAGATGACACCCAGACACCCAAGTTCTCCGCCACCAAAGAACATGTCCATTACCTTTTGTGTCTAACCTCAGgctcctttccccctctcactTGCTTACAGAACCTCTGCTTCATCTTACCTCAGTTCTTGTACCAGTTTTTCTGTGGATCTTCCCAGCAAGTGAGTACTGCACCGCTTCCTGGTGaggcccctctcccctctctgagaTTCAAAGATGCTCTAAACATGAAATAGCAGAGTGTCCCATTTGAATCCCAGCACCTTCTCCAGTCTATGCCCATATTCTTTCCCTCTGGTTGACctgacactccctctctcctggAGTGGCTGCAGTCTtacgtatttgtgtgtgtgtgcgtgcgtacagtaccagtcaaaggtttggacacacctactcattccagggtttttctttattttttactattttctacattgtagaataatagtgaagacatcaaaaatctgaaataacatatggaatcatgtagtaaccaaaaaagtttgaAACATTatttattcttcaatgtagccaccctttgccttgatgacagatttgcccaatcttggcattctctcaaccagcttcatgaggtagtcacatggaatgcatttcaattaacaggtgtcctTGTTAggttgtggaatttctttccttaatgtgtttgagccaatcagttgtgttgtgacaaggtaggggtggtatatagaagagagctctatttggtaaaagtccaagtccatattatagcaagaacagctcaaataaccaaagagaaacgacagtctatcattactttaagacacgaaggtcagtcaatcctgaaaatgtcaagaacttttaaagtttcttcaaatgcagtcgcaaaaaccatcaagcgctaccagcctcagaaattgcagcccaaataaatgcttcagagttcagacacatctcaacatcaactgtttagaggagactgtgtgaatcaggccttcatggtcgaattgctgcaaggaaaccactactgaaggacaccaataagaagagacttgcttgggccaagaaaacgagcaatggacattagaccggtggaaatctgtcctttggtctgatgagtccaaattttggattctaaccgctgtgtctttgtgagacgcagagtaggtgaactgatctccgcatgtgtggttcccgccgtgaagcatggaggaggagttgtgatggtatgatggtgctttgctggtgacactatctgtaatttatttagaattcaaggcacacttaaccagcatggctaccacagcattctgcagcgatacaccatcccatctggtttgcgcttagtgggactatcaattgtttttcTACAGGAAAATTacgcaacacacctccaggctgtggtagtgctatttggccaagaaggagagtgatggagtgctgcatcagatgacctggcctccacaatcacccaacctcaacacaatcgtgatggtttgggataagttggaccgcggagtgaaggaaaagcagctaacaagtatatgtgggaactccttttttccaggtgaagctggttgagggaatgccaagagtgtgcaaagctgtcatcaaggcaaagggtggctactttgaagaatctaaaatatattttgatttgtttaacactttttttttggttactacatgaaacccttgaatgtgtgtgtgtgtgtgagaatataTGGCGTTCATATTACATGCACGTTTTGTATACAATGACTAGTACATTACATAGTACATCCCTTGGTTACATCAAGTAAGTCTTTGCCATTTTAGGAAATGTATTCATTCCTTTGGCACATGTTTAGGTCTCGCAGGAGAGGGTACACATCTCTTAGTATACACAGCTAACTTCTGATATGTAAACTCGGTCTAAGCATCTCCGTTTAAAAGATGCCCCCCAGCTTAGACCTGCTCTCTCAGAACCATCTGTGTGCATATATCAAAGGATGTCTTCGGCATGTAGCCACACAGCAACAGGCTCGACGCTATAGAGCCCTCTTCCTGTGTtaggtgtttgtgtttgtcaacGCGTGTGCGCGAGAgtgagctctctctcctctccgtgtAATTAACCCCTGGGTTCCCAATCCCTCCTGTCCCCCCCTTCGTTCCCCCGTCCTCCCCAGCCCCTCTACGACGCAGCCTATCTGACGATGTACAACATCTGTTTCACCTCAATGCCTATCCTGGCCTACAGTCTCTTGGAGCAGCACATCTGTATGGAGGTCCTGATGAGCAACGCCACCCTCTACAGGTAGGTCCGGGAACTACACTATTTATTCTGCACCTACATAGAAAATGCACTAGCTATGCTTCTAGTGTGATAATGACGACACAAGCAAGTGGTTTCAACCCTCTGTCTTTGTGTTCTTGTGGTCCTCCCttcctaccctcctctctctttctctctttctctccttaggGATGTAGCAAAGAACGCCATGTTGCGTTGGGGCCCCTTCCTGTACTGGACCCTACTTGGGGTCTACCAGGGCCTCCTGTTCTTCTTTGGGGTCCGCTTTCTCTTTAGTAACCCCGCCCTGCAGGACAATGGCCAGGTGTTTGGGAATTGGACGTATGGAACAATTGTTTTTACTGTCCTCGTCTTCACCGTTACGCTAAAGGTAAAGCACATTTGAACTTAATAGtgttattgaaatacattttcagaccAGTGATACCACTTTTTCTTCTGTTTGTGGTTTTAGCTGGCTATGGACACACGCCATTGGACG
Coding sequences within it:
- the LOC115172776 gene encoding phospholipid-transporting ATPase 11C isoform X2, which codes for MLRRRLNRLFGRDERRVDSRTIYVGHRPCPATDAFIPPKFCDNRIVSSKYTVWNFLPKNLFEQFRRIANFYFLIIFLVQVIVDTPTSPVTSGLPLFFVITVTAIKQGYEDWLRHKADNEVNKYLVTVLEDGRRARKESEKIKVGDVVEVVEDETFPCDLILLQSSREDDTCFVTTASLDGESNHKTHYTVPDTEKGLESLSATVECEQPQPDLYKFVGRMHIYKNDQEPAVRSLGPENLLLKGATLKNTQKIYGVAVYSGMETKMALNYQGKSQKRSVVEKSINAFLLVYLCILVSKALVCTTLKYVWQSQPGQEEPWYNQKTQKEKDANLYLNMFTDFLSFMVLFNFIIPVSMYVTVEMQKFLGSFFISWDKDFFDPEIQEGALVNTSDLNEELGQVEYVFTDKTGTLTQNSMEFIECCIDGFQYKNRDSSTELDGFCVTDGPVSMLQQKAGREEEELFLRALCLCHTVQVKESTGQEDGVGDRVDGVLDGEMVHPAELRGFIASSPDEVALVKGAMKYGFTFLGMESKNMRVMNREKDVETYELLHVLNFDPVRRRMSVIVRSKCGDIMLFCKGADSSIFPRVRQEEVDRIHMHVERNATDGYRTLCVAYKLLSSEEYAQADAGLREARLALDDREEKLMAVYNQVETGMSLIGATAVEDRLQEEAAETMEALQRAGMKVWVLTGDKMETAKSTCYACRLFQRGTELLELTVRTLEDGGRRREERLHEVLLDYHKRAVQDAPPVKTGVTRSWSSAKQDYGFIIDGATLSLVFNSSPDSSHYKSLLLQICQNCTTVLCCRMAPLQKAQIVNMVKNSKGSPITLSIGDGANDVSMILEAHIGIGIKGKEGRQAVRNSDYAIPKLKHLKKLLLGHGHLYYVRIAHLVQYFFYKNLCFILPQFLYQFFCGSSQQPLYDAAYLTMYNICFTSMPILAYSLLEQHICMEVLMSNATLYRDVAKNAMLRWGPFLYWTLLGVYQGLLFFFGVRFLFSNPALQDNGQVFGNWTYGTIVFTVLVFTVTLKLAMDTRHWTWINHFVIWGSLAFYMVFSFFWGGIIWPFLRQQRLYFVFANMLRSVSAWLVIILLILLSLLPEILLLVLRKPRWPRSRQIKQRLPSSGTSTIFMLSQTASTHSYSWSD
- the LOC115172776 gene encoding phospholipid-transporting ATPase 11C isoform X3, translated to MLRRRLNRLFGRDERRVDSRTIYVGHRPCPATDAFIPPKFCDNRIVSSKYTVWNFLPKNLFEQFRRIANFYFLIIFLVQVIVDTPTSPVTSGLPLFFVITVTAIKQGYEDWLRHKADNEVNKYLVTVLEDGRRARKESEKIKVGDVVEVVEDETFPCDLILLQSSREDDTCFVTTASLDGESNHKTHYTVPDTEKGLESLSATVECEQPQPDLYKFVGRMHIYKNDQEPAVRSLGPENLLLKGATLKNTQKIYGVAVYSGMETKMALNYQGKSQKRSVVEKSINAFLLVYLCILVSKALVCTTLKYVWQSQPGQEEPWYNQKTQKEKDANLYLNMFTDFLSFMVLFNFIIPVSMYVTVEMQKFLGSFFISWDKDFFDPEIQEGALVNTSDLNEELGQVEYVFTDKTGTLTQNSMEFIECCIDGFQYKNRDSSTELDGFCVTDGPVSMLQQKAGREEEELFLRALCLCHTVQVKESTGQEDGVGDRVDGVLDGEMVHPAELRGFIASSPDEVALVKGAMKYGFTFLGMESKNMRVMNREKDVETYELLHVLNFDPVRRRMSVIVRSKCGDIMLFCKGADSSIFPRVRQEEVDRIHMHVERNATDGYRTLCVAYKLLSSEEYAQADAGLREARLALDDREEKLMAVYNQVETGMSLIGATAVEDRLQEEAAETMEALQRAGMKVWVLTGDKMETAKSTCYACRLFQRGTELLELTVRTLEDGGRRREERLHEVLLDYHKRAVQDAPPVKTGVTRSWSSAKQDYGFIIDGATLSLVFNSSPDSSHYKSLLLQICQNCTTVLCCRMAPLQKAQIVNMVKNSKGSPITLSIGDGANDVSMILEAHIGIGIKGKEGRQAVRNSDYAIPKLKHLKKLLLGHGHLYYVRIAHLVQYFFYKNLCFILPQFLYQFFCGSSQQPLYDAAYLTMYNICFTSMPILAYSLLEQHICMEVLMSNATLYRDVAKNAMLRWGPFLYWTLLGVYQGLLFFFGVRFLFSNPALQDNGQVFGNWTYGTIVFTVLVFTVTLKLAMDTRHWTWINHFVIWGSLAFYMVFSFFWGGIIWPFLRQQRLYFVFANMLRSVSAWLVIILLILLSLLPEILLLVLRKPRWPRSRQPSEDGLLQTSRSLPSRPCPTSI
- the LOC115172776 gene encoding phospholipid-transporting ATPase 11C isoform X1; its protein translation is MLRRRLNRLFGRDERRVDSRTIYVGHRPCPATDAFIPPKFCDNRIVSSKYTVWNFLPKNLFEQFRRIANFYFLIIFLVQVIVDTPTSPVTSGLPLFFVITVTAIKQGYEDWLRHKADNEVNKYLVTVLEDGRRARKESEKIKVGDVVEVVEDETFPCDLILLQSSREDDTCFVTTASLDGESNHKTHYTVPDTEKGLESLSATVECEQPQPDLYKFVGRMHIYKNDQEPAVRSLGPENLLLKGATLKNTQKIYGVAVYSGMETKMALNYQGKSQKRSVVEKSINAFLLVYLCILVSKALVCTTLKYVWQSQPGQEEPWYNQKTQKEKDANLYLNMFTDFLSFMVLFNFIIPVSMYVTVEMQKFLGSFFISWDKDFFDPEIQEGALVNTSDLNEELGQVEYVFTDKTGTLTQNSMEFIECCIDGFQYKNRDSSTELDGFCVTDGPVSMLQQKAGREEEELFLRALCLCHTVQVKESTGQEDGVGDRVDGVLDGEMVHPAELRGFIASSPDEVALVKGAMKYGFTFLGMESKNMRVMNREKDVETYELLHVLNFDPVRRRMSVIVRSKCGDIMLFCKGADSSIFPRVRQEEVDRIHMHVERNATDGYRTLCVAYKLLSSEEYAQADAGLREARLALDDREEKLMAVYNQVETGMSLIGATAVEDRLQEEAAETMEALQRAGMKVWVLTGDKMETAKSTCYACRLFQRGTELLELTVRTLEDGGRRREERLHEVLLDYHKRAVQDAPPVKTGVTRSWSSAKQDYGFIIDGATLSLVFNSSPDSSHYKSLLLQICQNCTTVLCCRMAPLQKAQIVNMVKNSKGSPITLSIGDGANDVSMILEAHIGIGIKGKEGRQAVRNSDYAIPKLKHLKKLLLGHGHLYYVRIAHLVQYFFYKNLCFILPQFLYQFFCGSSQQPLYDAAYLTMYNICFTSMPILAYSLLEQHICMEVLMSNATLYRDVAKNAMLRWGPFLYWTLLGVYQGLLFFFGVRFLFSNPALQDNGQVFGNWTYGTIVFTVLVFTVTLKLAMDTRHWTWINHFVIWGSLAFYMVFSFFWGGIIWPFLRQQRLYFVFANMLRSVSAWLVIILLILLSLLPEILLLVLRKPRWPRSRQKKPLVQSGEGDTRSSARPLLMRTFSDESNTIL
- the LOC115172776 gene encoding phospholipid-transporting ATPase 11C isoform X4 — encoded protein: MLRRRLNRLFGRDERRVDSRTIYVGHRPCPATDAFIPPKFCDNRIVSSKYTVWNFLPKNLFEQFRRIANFYFLIIFLVQVIVDTPTSPVTSGLPLFFVITVTAIKQGYEDWLRHKADNEVNKYLVTVLEDGRRARKESEKIKVGDVVEVVEDETFPCDLILLQSSREDDTCFVTTASLDGESNHKTHYTVPDTEKGLESLSATVECEQPQPDLYKFVGRMHIYKNDQEPAVRSLGPENLLLKGATLKNTQKIYGVAVYSGMETKMALNYQGKSQKRSVVEKSINAFLLVYLCILVSKALVCTTLKYVWQSQPGQEEPWYNQKTQKEKDANLYLNMFTDFLSFMVLFNFIIPVSMYVTVEMQKFLGSFFISWDKDFFDPEIQEGALVNTSDLNEELGQVEYVFTDKTGTLTQNSMEFIECCIDGFQYKNRDSSTELDGFCVTDGPVSMLQQKAGREEEELFLRALCLCHTVQVKESTGQEDGVGDRVDGVLDGEMVHPAELRGFIASSPDEVALVKGAMKYGFTFLGMESKNMRVMNREKDVETYELLHVLNFDPVRRRMSVIVRSKCGDIMLFCKGADSSIFPRVRQEEVDRIHMHVERNATDGYRTLCVAYKLLSSEEYAQADAGLREARLALDDREEKLMAVYNQVETGMSLIGATAVEDRLQEEAAETMEALQRAGMKVWVLTGDKMETAKSTCYACRLFQRGTELLELTVRTLEDGGRRREERLHEVLLDYHKRAVQDAPPVKTGVTRSWSSAKQDYGFIIDGATLSLVFNSSPDSSHYKSLLLQICQNCTTVLCCRMAPLQKAQIVNMVKNSKGSPITLSIGDGANDVSMILEAHIGIGIKGKEGRQAVRNSDYAIPKLKHLKKLLLGHGHLYYVRIAHLVQYFFYKNLCFILPQFLYQFFCGSSQQPLYDAAYLTMYNICFTSMPILAYSLLEQHICMEVLMSNATLYRDVAKNAMLRWGPFLYWTLLGVYQGLLFFFGVRFLFSNPALQDNGQVFGNWTYGTIVFTVLVFTVTLKLAMDTRHWTWINHFVIWGSLAFYMVFSFFWGGIIWPFLRQQRLYFVFANMLRSVSAWLVIILLILLSLLPEILLLVLRKPRWPRSRQIAAVTPLSYKHLKERE